One region of Alphaproteobacteria bacterium genomic DNA includes:
- a CDS encoding response regulator yields MTMSAIEPLAAPVLSLSSLPVRAPIILVVDDDRVTMAILSRMLEKFGYSVRSAGTGEEALKALRHDVMEIDAVILDREMPGMTGIKVMEVLRSDPQMTAIPVIMHTSAGSPEQIQQGIDAGVFYYLAKPADEKLLKSIITSALRERQQRRVLLGEIGRHDAALKSMRSCQMAVKSLKDAEDAACFLAACFPHPARVANGLLELLTNAVEHGNLGITYEEKEQLLINNHWQKEIRRRLAMPEHADKEVDVIYQHKPDMWLVQITDRGTGFDWRRYWQIDPARATASHGRGIARARLTAFDRLAYNTAGNQVTAIIQASPAETLEW; encoded by the coding sequence ATGACGATGAGCGCCATAGAGCCGCTTGCGGCGCCGGTTCTTTCCCTTTCCTCGCTGCCGGTACGCGCACCGATTATTCTGGTCGTTGACGACGACCGCGTCACAATGGCCATCCTTTCAAGGATGCTGGAAAAATTCGGCTACAGCGTTAGAAGCGCCGGCACGGGCGAAGAAGCCCTGAAGGCGTTGCGGCACGATGTCATGGAAATCGACGCCGTCATTCTCGACCGGGAAATGCCCGGAATGACAGGCATCAAGGTGATGGAAGTGCTGCGCAGCGATCCGCAAATGACCGCCATACCCGTTATCATGCACACGTCCGCCGGCAGCCCGGAACAAATCCAGCAAGGTATCGATGCCGGTGTTTTCTATTATCTCGCCAAGCCGGCGGACGAAAAATTGCTGAAAAGCATCATTACCTCGGCTTTGCGCGAGCGCCAGCAGCGGCGCGTATTGCTGGGCGAAATCGGCCGCCACGATGCCGCGCTTAAGTCCATGCGCTCCTGCCAAATGGCCGTTAAAAGCCTGAAGGATGCCGAAGACGCGGCTTGCTTCCTCGCGGCTTGCTTCCCGCACCCGGCGCGGGTCGCCAATGGGTTGCTGGAACTGCTCACGAACGCGGTCGAACACGGAAACCTTGGTATCACTTATGAAGAAAAAGAGCAGCTTCTGATCAACAACCACTGGCAGAAGGAAATCAGGCGCCGCCTTGCAATGCCGGAACATGCCGATAAGGAAGTCGATGTTATCTACCAGCACAAGCCGGATATGTGGCTCGTGCAGATCACGGACCGCGGAACGGGCTTTGACTGGCGGCGTTATTGGCAGATCGACCCCGCGCGTGCCACGGCCAGCCATGGCCGCGGGATCGCGCGCGCGCGGCTGACCGCGTTCGACCGTCTTGCCTACAACACCGCCGGCAATCAGGTTACCGCCATCATTCAGGCTTCACCCGCGGAAACGCTTGAGTGGTAA
- a CDS encoding HlyD family type I secretion periplasmic adaptor subunit, with protein sequence MTDTTDAALSGNAHGGLPQVSGGKWLHTLFADDLDRLVQPMMLEETKLPKVLRLSVAVLAGAALCFLGWAAMTPVKELARTDGQVIPSGYSRLVQHLEGGLVREILVHEGDFVQKDQLLMRIDGAGTEEDRHEQNTLVTALAMQAERLRAMLDDRAPDFSAIAMAPGQQEEQHRMFEAMSESNHRDLGILVEQVGQKQRALARLGEMLVTAKSNLTVAREGKDIYAKLQQDGLTTRSNYLNKLEAFNTRKGDVAAITQQIEVVNRELAEYRQRLDALTAQQRDTAFTDLHEVETRLLQAQEELKKRANRVDRLEVRAPVMGYVKGLKVNTIGAVIPAGQTLMEIVPADDKLTVEIRILPQQIGRVAIGQEARVKVNSYDYIRYGAIPAKLEYISAMTFTDEARQEDYYKGRVLLQRNYVGEVPGLHPIIPGMTVDAEIVTGEKTVLGYLLRPIHNALHNAMTEQ encoded by the coding sequence ATGACCGACACGACCGATGCAGCCCTTTCCGGCAATGCACATGGTGGCTTGCCGCAAGTTTCCGGCGGCAAGTGGCTGCATACCCTTTTCGCGGACGATCTTGACCGGCTGGTCCAGCCGATGATGCTTGAAGAAACCAAATTGCCGAAAGTCCTTCGGCTTTCTGTGGCCGTACTGGCGGGCGCGGCACTTTGCTTTCTTGGTTGGGCGGCAATGACGCCGGTCAAGGAGCTGGCGCGCACGGACGGACAAGTGATCCCCAGCGGCTACAGCCGGCTCGTGCAGCATCTGGAAGGCGGTCTGGTGCGCGAAATACTGGTGCATGAAGGTGATTTTGTGCAGAAGGACCAGTTACTGATGCGGATCGACGGTGCGGGCACCGAAGAAGACCGGCACGAGCAAAACACGCTTGTCACCGCGCTTGCCATGCAGGCGGAGCGGTTGCGCGCCATGCTTGACGACCGCGCGCCCGATTTCTCCGCCATTGCCATGGCGCCGGGGCAACAGGAAGAGCAACATCGCATGTTCGAGGCCATGAGCGAATCGAACCATCGCGACCTCGGCATCCTTGTTGAACAGGTTGGGCAAAAGCAGCGCGCGCTGGCACGGCTTGGCGAAATGCTGGTTACGGCGAAATCCAACCTTACGGTCGCGCGTGAAGGCAAGGATATCTACGCCAAGTTGCAGCAGGACGGCCTGACGACCCGCAGCAACTATCTTAACAAGCTCGAAGCCTTCAACACCCGCAAGGGCGACGTGGCGGCCATCACCCAGCAGATCGAGGTTGTAAACCGCGAACTTGCGGAATACCGGCAACGGCTTGATGCGCTGACCGCCCAACAGCGCGATACGGCTTTCACCGATCTGCACGAGGTGGAAACAAGGCTTTTGCAAGCACAGGAAGAGTTGAAGAAGCGCGCGAACCGCGTGGACCGGCTTGAGGTGCGCGCGCCCGTGATGGGCTACGTCAAAGGGCTTAAAGTCAACACCATCGGTGCCGTGATCCCGGCGGGGCAGACACTGATGGAAATCGTACCGGCAGACGACAAGCTTACGGTCGAGATACGCATCCTGCCTCAGCAGATTGGCCGCGTCGCAATCGGACAAGAAGCGCGGGTGAAGGTGAATTCCTACGATTACATTCGCTACGGCGCCATACCCGCCAAGCTCGAATACATATCGGCCATGACCTTCACCGACGAGGCGCGGCAGGAAGATTATTACAAGGGCCGCGTGCTTTTGCAGCGCAACTATGTGGGCGAGGTTCCAGGCCTGCACCCGATCATCCCCGGCATGACGGTGGATGCCGAGATTGTGACGGGTGAGAAAACCGTTCTCGGTTACCTGCTGCGGCCGATCCACAACGCCCTGCACAACGCAATGACGGAGCAGTAG